The following are encoded in a window of bacterium genomic DNA:
- a CDS encoding SUMF1/EgtB/PvdO family nonheme iron enzyme, with protein sequence MFCDKCGTENRDEAEFCTNCGEKLPREITPGKPSGAQEKTSQNGEGDYIERFKAAVSHRYRIIRELGRGGMAIVFLAEDSRLERLVALKLLPQEMSYDENFAKRFLREAKIAAKLLHPNIIQIHDVDTSGGFYYYSMAFIEGVPLDQIIKKSGALKPRVLARLAVMVSFALQHAHEKGVIHRDIKPENIIVNKKRQPIVVDFGIAKAQRSAKLSQTGMFIGTPMYMSPEQIKGEEVDGRSDIYSLGCVLYQMAVGKSPFFGLDHTALLYNQVNVLPPLPETINREVPKELSAIIMKAIAKSPADRYQSAAELGKALHEQILENQPEQSESSETIASPQPVYGQPVPEEDKTPLAETVILPAEAVSAGKTVEKPGKDSPEASGKLGDTLTGPVQSSAGKAAGKPQKEKKRASMLMYALLSLGMIGVVLGALYYVIPQGKKSSPPVTASSGGTKSQTEPLQKTGETPAGEQTKPSSDSSPQVKKDSEKKPERMLPSAEKQQETVKTQQQPPVSASPAQKTPEKKPETLSTRTEEKSPAESRPASSSSPVRTDEKKPVEKPEDKAPQKTTAPPAKTRNQATDQPVAVLVKPEIKPEKQETKPKETVALVWIRIPAGTFMMGDSQGDIEEQLQVRPVHRVTVSAFEMSRDEITVVQYAAFLKATGHAEPPSWGSQQARPDRPVVFVSWSDAAAFAQWAGARLPTEAEWEYAARGGLEGKLYPWGDESPEKRANFGNDWNNGTGWRTSLTRAGTFPPNQFGLNDMAGNVWEWCADWFGPYQSGLVVNPAGASQGPGRVVRGGGWNSNAKLIRNSIRGPHPPDYTGPHTGFRLARGGKQR encoded by the coding sequence ATGTTTTGCGATAAATGCGGAACAGAAAACAGGGATGAAGCAGAGTTTTGTACCAACTGCGGCGAAAAACTCCCCAGGGAGATCACTCCCGGAAAACCGTCGGGGGCTCAGGAAAAAACCTCACAGAACGGGGAAGGGGATTACATCGAGCGGTTCAAGGCCGCGGTCTCGCACCGGTACAGAATTATCCGTGAACTAGGCAGGGGAGGCATGGCAATTGTTTTTCTTGCCGAGGACAGCCGTCTCGAACGCCTTGTCGCACTTAAACTGCTCCCGCAGGAGATGTCATACGATGAAAACTTTGCCAAACGTTTCCTGCGTGAAGCAAAAATTGCAGCCAAGCTTCTCCATCCGAACATTATACAGATTCACGATGTCGATACAAGCGGCGGATTTTACTATTATTCGATGGCTTTTATCGAGGGAGTACCCCTCGACCAGATCATCAAAAAGAGCGGGGCGCTCAAACCCCGGGTGCTTGCCCGTCTTGCGGTCATGGTCAGTTTCGCGCTCCAGCATGCCCACGAGAAGGGAGTGATCCACCGTGATATCAAACCCGAAAATATCATCGTCAATAAAAAACGGCAGCCGATCGTCGTCGATTTCGGGATAGCAAAAGCCCAGCGCAGCGCGAAGCTTTCGCAGACGGGCATGTTCATCGGCACTCCCATGTACATGAGCCCCGAGCAGATAAAGGGGGAAGAGGTTGACGGCAGGTCGGATATCTACAGTCTGGGATGCGTCCTGTACCAGATGGCGGTCGGGAAATCGCCGTTCTTCGGTCTCGATCATACCGCGCTTCTCTACAATCAGGTGAACGTGCTCCCGCCGCTGCCGGAAACCATCAACAGGGAAGTACCGAAAGAACTTTCCGCTATTATCATGAAAGCTATTGCCAAGAGTCCTGCAGACAGGTATCAATCGGCAGCCGAGCTTGGCAAGGCGCTCCATGAGCAAATCCTCGAAAACCAGCCGGAACAGTCCGAGTCGTCCGAAACCATCGCTTCTCCTCAACCCGTATACGGACAACCTGTCCCGGAAGAGGATAAAACACCTCTTGCCGAAACGGTAATACTTCCGGCTGAAGCGGTATCCGCCGGAAAGACAGTGGAAAAGCCGGGCAAGGATTCCCCCGAGGCTTCCGGAAAGCTTGGAGATACCCTCACGGGACCGGTTCAATCCAGCGCGGGGAAAGCGGCAGGAAAACCACAGAAAGAGAAGAAACGCGCTTCCATGCTGATGTATGCTCTCCTGTCGCTGGGCATGATCGGAGTTGTTCTGGGGGCGCTCTACTATGTTATTCCGCAGGGGAAGAAATCATCGCCGCCGGTAACGGCATCTTCGGGCGGTACCAAATCTCAGACGGAACCACTGCAAAAAACCGGTGAAACTCCCGCCGGGGAACAGACGAAACCGTCATCGGATAGTTCGCCTCAGGTAAAAAAGGACAGCGAAAAAAAACCGGAACGCATGTTGCCTTCCGCGGAAAAACAGCAGGAAACGGTAAAAACGCAGCAACAGCCGCCCGTTTCCGCTTCACCGGCACAAAAAACCCCGGAGAAAAAACCGGAAACTTTATCGACCCGGACCGAGGAAAAATCTCCGGCTGAATCACGCCCGGCTTCATCGTCATCCCCTGTGCGCACCGATGAGAAAAAACCCGTGGAAAAACCGGAAGATAAGGCTCCTCAAAAAACCACTGCACCGCCAGCAAAAACCAGGAATCAAGCGACGGATCAGCCCGTTGCGGTTCTCGTGAAACCGGAAATCAAGCCCGAAAAACAGGAAACAAAACCGAAGGAAACGGTCGCGCTTGTCTGGATACGGATTCCTGCCGGTACGTTCATGATGGGTGATTCCCAGGGCGATATCGAGGAGCAGCTGCAGGTCCGGCCGGTACACAGGGTAACCGTATCGGCTTTCGAAATGTCCCGTGATGAGATAACCGTGGTGCAGTATGCGGCATTTCTCAAGGCAACCGGTCACGCGGAGCCTCCATCATGGGGAAGCCAGCAGGCTCGTCCCGACCGTCCCGTTGTATTCGTATCGTGGTCCGATGCGGCCGCATTCGCACAATGGGCCGGCGCCCGTCTCCCGACCGAGGCCGAATGGGAATATGCCGCGCGCGGCGGGCTGGAGGGTAAACTGTACCCATGGGGCGACGAATCTCCCGAAAAACGCGCCAATTTCGGGAACGACTGGAATAACGGGACAGGCTGGCGGACATCACTGACCAGAGCAGGCACATTTCCTCCCAATCAGTTCGGTCTGAACGATATGGCGGGAAATGTGTGGGAATGGTGCGCCGACTGGTTCGGACCGTATCAATCCGGGCTTGTGGTGAATCCCGCGGGAGCTTCGCAGGGACCAGGGCGTGTTGTTCGGGGAGGCGGATGGAATTCGAATGCCAAGCTTATCAGGAACTCGATACGGGGACCGCATCCTCCCGATTACACGGGACCGCACACGGGATTCCGTCTGGCGCGGGGTGGGAAACAGCGATGA
- a CDS encoding tetratricopeptide repeat protein has protein sequence MSVFRVLTYVLTVIVLLIPAAVSAQDDSEYGRILSITDKTVNVSFANKTVGVGEEVEFWRFTKIVDPVTGDIRGGKKTIVAYGVVDDIGVGKVQVTVTGMVLNGRIAMLDRVLATGKGKQIVRTQKIGTIQELKDDGAIVIDLGTEDEISEGDEFLIQRTETVVDPETKEVTVKNQVDVGRGRVQTADKKTSVASLVQLLPGMEIQKTDNVVFDKLKTEDEIPLSGSPVTIDSLQKEIVELQREVTVLKAAVDSLGQEHLIFKDEIETVLSQLMAGDIKGTRIILKNDEPITRADSPEVFASYKRALDTCLDRKFRQSIELFHAFMKQYPASKLTENCRYWIAQSYFSMGNFETAIEGFRDVIDEKRYTHKDDDAAIMIAITYYKLGKRDEALQAFNNFVKLYPSSEYRKIVENWIKKLSA, from the coding sequence GTGTCAGTGTTTCGGGTTCTGACATATGTTTTGACTGTCATCGTCCTCTTGATACCTGCTGCCGTGAGCGCGCAGGATGACAGCGAATACGGCCGTATCCTTTCCATCACCGACAAAACGGTCAATGTAAGTTTTGCAAATAAAACCGTGGGTGTGGGTGAAGAAGTGGAATTCTGGCGGTTCACGAAAATTGTCGATCCGGTGACCGGCGATATCCGCGGCGGGAAAAAAACTATTGTCGCATATGGTGTTGTCGATGATATCGGCGTCGGAAAAGTCCAGGTTACGGTAACCGGGATGGTGCTCAATGGCAGAATTGCCATGCTCGACAGGGTTCTTGCCACCGGCAAGGGGAAACAGATCGTACGGACGCAGAAAATCGGTACGATACAGGAGCTCAAGGATGACGGCGCGATAGTTATCGATCTCGGAACAGAAGACGAAATCAGCGAAGGCGACGAATTTCTCATTCAGCGCACGGAAACGGTTGTCGATCCCGAGACGAAAGAGGTGACCGTAAAAAACCAGGTCGATGTGGGAAGAGGACGGGTTCAGACGGCGGATAAAAAGACAAGTGTCGCTTCCCTTGTCCAGTTATTACCGGGAATGGAGATTCAGAAAACAGATAATGTCGTCTTCGACAAGCTGAAAACAGAAGATGAAATCCCACTGTCCGGGAGTCCCGTGACGATCGACAGCCTCCAGAAAGAAATCGTCGAATTACAGCGCGAGGTTACGGTTTTGAAAGCCGCTGTGGACAGTCTCGGCCAGGAACACCTGATCTTCAAGGATGAAATAGAAACGGTGCTTTCGCAGCTCATGGCGGGCGATATAAAAGGTACGCGGATTATCCTCAAAAACGACGAGCCGATAACACGCGCCGATTCGCCGGAAGTGTTCGCGTCGTATAAAAGAGCCCTCGATACCTGTCTCGACCGTAAATTCAGGCAATCCATAGAACTGTTTCATGCATTCATGAAACAATATCCCGCATCGAAACTGACCGAGAACTGCCGTTACTGGATAGCCCAGTCGTATTTCAGCATGGGAAATTTCGAGACGGCAATCGAAGGATTCAGGGATGTCATCGACGAAAAGCGGTACACGCACAAGGATGACGATGCGGCAATAATGATCGCGATAACCTATTACAAGCTCGGGAAACGTGACGAGGCATTGCAGGCTTTCAATAACTTCGTCAAACTTTACCCGTCGAGCGAGTACCGGAAAATAGTCGAAAACTGGATTAAAAAATTATCCGCATAA
- a CDS encoding tetratricopeptide repeat protein: protein MRRLTVFIVILVFLAGCASEVTYYKRGVGYEKAGKYTKALNSYKKSLKRDPNYALSFYGIGSVYVKTKRWDEALQNLLRANDLGIDDQDIHMLLGSVYESLNQIDLAGEEYGKAIKARPDDVLTHMTLGAMLEKNGDYTGALTEYNSAIEIAPDFHEAYFHSARMLFTLGNYVKAEEAYIQALEFRRKYPQAQNNLTVLYLRTNQIMKALESATKTLDIDSGYAPGIVNMGVVHEVMGNKVLAEEFYRKAIAQANDYDMGHYRLALFLLKEGKNEEGRYQLETSLQYNPNLAPAYNELAILELDGGNYQNALELLKNAVRVDSTYASAFYNMAGIYANTGKYDRAAKAYTDYLAKAKSPEDSLEVISQIRILLSRTGTSR from the coding sequence ATGAGACGGTTAACAGTATTTATCGTTATTCTTGTTTTTTTAGCGGGCTGCGCTTCCGAAGTGACCTACTACAAACGGGGCGTCGGCTATGAAAAAGCGGGAAAATACACAAAAGCGCTGAATTCGTATAAAAAATCACTGAAGCGCGATCCCAATTATGCCCTCTCCTTTTATGGCATCGGAAGCGTGTATGTCAAAACAAAACGCTGGGATGAAGCGCTCCAGAACCTGCTCAGGGCAAACGATCTCGGGATAGACGATCAGGATATTCACATGCTGCTCGGCTCCGTGTATGAATCACTCAACCAGATCGACCTCGCGGGAGAAGAATACGGCAAGGCGATAAAAGCCCGTCCCGATGATGTGCTCACCCATATGACACTCGGCGCGATGCTCGAAAAAAACGGCGATTACACGGGAGCGCTTACGGAATACAACAGCGCCATCGAGATCGCTCCCGATTTTCACGAGGCGTATTTCCACAGCGCGCGCATGCTTTTTACCCTCGGCAACTACGTAAAAGCCGAAGAAGCCTACATTCAGGCGCTCGAATTCAGGCGTAAATATCCCCAGGCGCAGAATAACCTCACTGTCCTCTACCTGAGAACCAACCAGATCATGAAAGCGCTCGAATCAGCCACTAAAACACTCGATATCGATTCGGGATATGCGCCGGGGATTGTGAATATGGGTGTGGTTCATGAGGTCATGGGGAATAAAGTACTGGCGGAAGAATTTTACCGTAAGGCAATCGCTCAGGCGAACGATTACGACATGGGCCACTACCGTCTGGCGCTCTTTCTGCTCAAGGAAGGTAAAAACGAAGAGGGCCGCTATCAGCTTGAAACATCGCTCCAGTATAATCCGAATCTTGCTCCGGCGTATAACGAGCTGGCGATACTCGAACTCGATGGCGGGAATTACCAGAATGCGCTCGAACTCCTGAAAAACGCCGTCCGGGTCGATTCCACCTATGCCTCAGCTTTTTACAACATGGCGGGGATATACGCCAACACCGGTAAGTACGACCGTGCGGCCAAAGCATATACGGACTATCTGGCTAAAGCGAAGTCGCCGGAGGATTCGCTCGAAGTTATTTCCCAGATACGGATTCTTCTGTCACGCACTGGCACAAGCCGGTAA
- a CDS encoding ROK family protein, with protein MKTKFKYKMTIEAGQIVTPAAEDGIFGSIGNKPSKLHIGHDGRIVGWDRDSAVNAEKQIGAQNCIIGPGFIDLHFHGYGDQTSSRYSEIGSFQNPLRILEKISSYGTTGCLATLIVPAQSRRFFGVDLDARFKMLRSQLAELALTDGEPGKPRARLLGMHLEGPKINPEVSGAIPQSAIWDATVRDIPRILDEDMLARDSHGVRMMTIAPEMDFASHFNFTRAILDRGIVVSLGHSAASLEQTVAAIRTGARHLTHFFNAMIPMSHRNPGIVATGLIDPRIYDENADELSLEIICDFIHINPAILALAMNQHHLVAGVSDAVANPDMGDGTFEFAGQRVTISDGAVRLVTDGRLSGSVMTMLQTFRNLLLLNGDNPDIVRAFEITATNPAAILGLEDTGKIEKGRRADFVVLDKDYNLLYTVVNGEIAYDANADSSDSKSGSITIPSNGCIAKPVKNEAVIGLRISATGIWCGYVTEDETVHITTRNINGNPRFKQGFTGREAILDSAAEVIADVWQKLRKKQITLTALGIATSGLVDGTRAVMAMNLPGWKDFDIARELLKRIVEIDSTFPQNIHIAVENSANAMALAIARTRRLRARAGLKSGENFVFVKIGRGLGTGVIVDRKAISCIEDIAPDYYIHLREAINNVHNGLPTLLHQTYLINLLVAKGELALMRTCDDEYPDLHLEALVSRGGLIHYAREEERKAGKIFFRKEKIRKMVKALERDPYTYENTTFNFELTVKDILNALHGAPEEAEHATAVFEKTGKALGSGIYSLATTIDEPIHNVVIIHQLNEDISDAHDIIKNAICTSLTRGVSDEGGWEVVFMQADDEMYVLAGASLCYG; from the coding sequence GTGAAAACGAAATTCAAATATAAAATGACCATAGAGGCCGGGCAGATCGTCACTCCGGCGGCGGAGGACGGTATTTTCGGCTCCATCGGCAATAAACCGTCAAAGTTACACATCGGTCATGACGGCCGTATAGTAGGGTGGGACAGAGACTCCGCGGTCAACGCCGAAAAACAGATAGGGGCGCAAAACTGTATAATCGGGCCGGGCTTTATCGACCTTCATTTTCACGGGTACGGCGATCAGACCTCGTCACGATATTCGGAAATAGGGAGTTTTCAGAATCCTCTCCGGATTCTGGAAAAAATTTCCTCATACGGCACAACCGGGTGTCTTGCGACCCTGATAGTACCGGCACAATCGCGTAGATTTTTCGGCGTTGATCTCGATGCGCGATTCAAAATGCTGAGGTCACAGCTCGCCGAGCTTGCACTGACCGATGGCGAGCCGGGAAAACCACGCGCCCGTCTTTTGGGAATGCATCTCGAGGGTCCGAAGATAAATCCTGAAGTATCCGGCGCGATACCACAAAGTGCCATCTGGGACGCCACTGTCCGTGACATACCGAGGATACTCGACGAAGACATGCTCGCCCGCGACAGCCACGGCGTACGGATGATGACAATCGCTCCTGAAATGGATTTTGCGAGTCATTTCAATTTTACCCGCGCGATTCTTGACCGCGGGATTGTGGTGAGCCTCGGGCATTCCGCGGCATCACTCGAACAGACCGTGGCGGCAATCCGAACCGGCGCCCGTCATCTCACGCACTTCTTCAATGCCATGATACCCATGTCTCACCGGAATCCCGGTATAGTGGCAACCGGTCTCATCGATCCGCGGATATACGACGAGAATGCCGATGAGCTCAGCCTTGAAATAATCTGCGATTTCATTCATATCAATCCGGCGATACTCGCTCTTGCAATGAATCAGCACCACCTCGTCGCCGGTGTAAGCGACGCTGTGGCCAACCCCGATATGGGCGATGGTACGTTTGAGTTTGCGGGGCAGAGGGTGACAATATCCGATGGCGCTGTCAGGCTCGTTACGGACGGCCGTCTTTCGGGGAGCGTGATGACCATGCTCCAGACATTTCGAAACCTGCTTCTTCTCAATGGCGATAATCCCGATATTGTCCGCGCTTTCGAGATTACCGCTACCAATCCGGCGGCTATCCTGGGGCTCGAAGACACCGGGAAAATAGAAAAGGGCCGTCGCGCTGATTTTGTCGTTCTGGACAAGGATTACAACCTGCTGTATACCGTAGTGAACGGCGAAATCGCCTATGATGCGAATGCAGACAGCAGTGATTCAAAATCCGGCAGTATTACCATCCCCTCGAACGGTTGTATCGCAAAACCCGTAAAAAACGAAGCAGTCATCGGTTTGCGCATCAGCGCCACCGGCATTTGGTGCGGATATGTGACCGAGGATGAAACGGTTCATATAACAACCAGGAATATCAACGGCAATCCCAGGTTCAAGCAGGGATTCACCGGTCGCGAGGCGATACTCGATTCGGCCGCGGAAGTAATCGCGGATGTATGGCAGAAACTGCGGAAAAAACAGATAACGCTGACTGCTCTCGGCATAGCGACATCGGGTCTTGTCGATGGCACCCGTGCGGTCATGGCCATGAATCTCCCGGGCTGGAAAGATTTCGATATCGCCAGGGAACTGCTTAAACGTATTGTTGAGATAGACAGCACCTTTCCTCAGAATATTCATATCGCTGTAGAAAACAGCGCCAACGCGATGGCGCTCGCCATCGCGCGCACCCGACGCCTCCGCGCCAGGGCAGGTTTGAAGAGCGGTGAGAATTTCGTATTTGTCAAGATCGGCCGCGGTCTCGGCACCGGTGTAATTGTCGACCGTAAAGCGATCTCGTGCATCGAGGATATCGCTCCCGATTACTACATTCATCTTCGGGAGGCAATCAACAATGTACACAACGGTCTTCCCACGCTCCTGCACCAGACATACCTCATCAATCTTCTCGTCGCGAAAGGGGAGCTTGCCCTCATGCGGACATGCGATGACGAATACCCCGATCTCCACCTTGAAGCGCTCGTTTCACGGGGCGGTCTTATTCATTATGCCCGTGAGGAGGAACGAAAAGCCGGGAAAATCTTCTTCCGGAAGGAAAAAATCAGGAAGATGGTGAAAGCCCTCGAACGCGACCCTTACACCTATGAAAATACGACTTTCAACTTTGAGCTGACGGTAAAGGATATCCTCAATGCCCTGCACGGCGCCCCGGAGGAAGCGGAACATGCCACCGCGGTGTTCGAGAAGACGGGAAAAGCGCTCGGGTCGGGAATATATTCGCTTGCGACCACGATTGACGAGCCAATCCACAATGTGGTGATCATTCACCAGCTCAACGAGGACATATCGGACGCTCACGACATCATAAAAAACGCGATCTGCACATCGCTCACACGGGGCGTATCGGATGAAGGCGGGTGGGAGGTTGTGTTCATGCAAGCGGATGACGAGATGTATGTGCTTGCCGGGGCGAGCCTGTGCTACGGGTGA
- a CDS encoding response regulator: MPDLKILIVDDSPTMRRILVNTVIKAGYSQVKEAEDGKDALAKLLAGDFNLLMTDWNMPNMNGLELTEAVRADPKIKSIPILMVTTRNMKEDIVSAIKSGVNGYIVKPFDAKTLNAKITEIIG; the protein is encoded by the coding sequence TTGCCCGATCTTAAAATATTGATTGTCGACGATTCGCCTACAATGCGACGTATTCTGGTCAACACAGTTATTAAAGCGGGATACTCTCAGGTCAAAGAAGCCGAGGATGGTAAGGACGCCCTGGCAAAATTACTGGCAGGTGATTTCAATCTGCTCATGACCGACTGGAACATGCCAAATATGAACGGACTCGAGCTTACCGAAGCAGTGAGGGCAGATCCTAAAATTAAAAGTATTCCGATTCTCATGGTTACAACGCGGAATATGAAAGAAGATATCGTCAGCGCAATAAAATCGGGTGTAAATGGCTATATCGTAAAGCCGTTTGATGCAAAAACACTGAATGCAAAAATTACCGAAATTATTGGATAA
- a CDS encoding FapA family protein, with protein MADIDAAIKIKIADNKMKVVANYTPPYGEGKILSVNDVNLKLKAEGIKAGIKEDIIQRMCESKIPMPSVVIAEAVQPQYGQKAKIEAYIDFNKKTKAIERENGSMDFRNLGEVVSAVKGQKLFRKIPPTIGEAGFDVMGNQIPGLTGKDFQIVLGKGTAFADNDPNLIIAAIDGEVQFIKGVVQIAPVHEVKGDVDYETGNVVFKGTVKINGSVRSGFRVEAEGDVEIRENVEDAIVISGNDVIIAGGCAGSGNSLIQAGRDITVKFVENQCLRADRDIIILGDSYHARLFAGGSIMAKGAKSTIVGGVCEAKTSVETARLGSVACTPTVIKVGIDPKLADRMKNTDEELAKVRESDEKLEKSIIYLYKIKIDGKGHLPPDKAQLLEKLEETRKSLPEKIESLEKYKQKLLDDQKDLDKVFVSAAVSAFPKLQVYIGHQWLTVEDTLGPSQFRLIDGSVARLSK; from the coding sequence ATGGCTGATATTGATGCCGCAATTAAAATAAAAATTGCCGACAATAAAATGAAAGTGGTGGCAAATTACACTCCCCCGTATGGAGAAGGTAAAATTCTTTCGGTTAATGATGTTAATCTTAAACTGAAAGCAGAAGGAATAAAGGCAGGAATTAAGGAAGATATCATCCAGAGAATGTGCGAATCGAAAATACCCATGCCCTCCGTTGTCATAGCCGAAGCGGTACAACCGCAATACGGCCAGAAAGCCAAAATCGAAGCATATATTGATTTTAACAAAAAAACAAAAGCTATCGAACGCGAAAACGGAAGTATGGATTTCCGTAATCTGGGAGAAGTGGTGTCGGCTGTCAAGGGGCAGAAACTTTTCAGAAAAATTCCCCCGACAATCGGAGAAGCCGGCTTTGATGTCATGGGAAACCAGATTCCCGGATTGACCGGAAAAGATTTTCAGATTGTTCTGGGAAAGGGAACTGCCTTTGCCGATAACGATCCCAATCTGATAATCGCGGCCATTGATGGTGAGGTTCAGTTTATAAAAGGTGTCGTACAGATAGCCCCGGTTCATGAAGTCAAGGGTGATGTCGATTATGAAACAGGTAATGTTGTATTTAAGGGAACAGTAAAAATAAACGGTTCTGTCAGGTCCGGATTCAGGGTTGAAGCCGAGGGTGATGTTGAAATACGGGAAAATGTAGAGGATGCGATTGTAATCAGTGGTAATGATGTCATAATTGCCGGCGGTTGTGCCGGAAGCGGTAATTCATTGATTCAGGCTGGCAGGGATATAACAGTCAAATTTGTTGAAAACCAGTGCCTTAGAGCCGACCGCGATATTATCATTCTTGGTGATTCATACCATGCCAGGCTGTTTGCGGGAGGATCGATTATGGCGAAAGGCGCTAAAAGTACCATTGTCGGTGGTGTATGCGAGGCAAAAACATCAGTCGAAACGGCTCGGCTCGGCTCGGTTGCATGTACTCCTACTGTAATAAAGGTCGGCATCGATCCAAAATTAGCCGACCGTATGAAAAATACGGATGAAGAACTGGCAAAAGTACGGGAATCCGATGAGAAATTAGAAAAAAGTATTATTTATCTCTATAAAATTAAAATAGATGGTAAAGGCCATCTTCCGCCTGACAAAGCTCAACTCCTTGAAAAACTTGAAGAGACACGGAAATCATTGCCGGAAAAAATTGAATCCCTGGAAAAATACAAACAAAAACTCCTCGATGACCAGAAAGATCTCGATAAGGTTTTTGTCTCTGCCGCTGTCAGTGCGTTTCCCAAATTACAGGTTTATATCGGCCACCAGTGGCTCACCGTCGAGGACACCCTGGGGCCGTCTCAATTCAGATTGATTGACGGCAGTGTTGCTCGTCTTTCGAAATAA
- a CDS encoding protein phosphatase CheZ, with protein MEKAEITRLINSFNAIKGYFDTTKKYMPQIAKLVYFIEEVVPLLNSIHSDLHQSSEMIPSASEKLSKVTSATEMATTEVMDKVDNVINRLNTMTTALDEIETLYAAESCNPDVMKEKTAVIRGEVEGSQDDLFSIMNALQFQDITTQQINSIAQVMGRVQNKLGDLLQGFDEEGIRRLKETGAAFDSNAEFDFDRSAKSQRIADEYLEKAQMIKTTQNIDDTESADQPGDTGGTADMKDEIVYGADGQPDINALLNKLNESDKNKDA; from the coding sequence ATGGAAAAAGCTGAAATAACCAGGCTGATTAACAGCTTCAACGCGATTAAAGGCTACTTTGATACCACAAAAAAATACATGCCGCAGATCGCTAAACTGGTCTATTTTATCGAAGAAGTCGTCCCCTTATTGAATTCGATACACTCGGATCTGCATCAATCATCGGAAATGATTCCCTCCGCCTCGGAAAAACTCAGTAAAGTTACGAGCGCAACCGAAATGGCCACAACGGAAGTGATGGATAAAGTCGATAATGTCATTAATCGCTTGAATACAATGACTACCGCGCTCGATGAAATTGAAACGCTCTATGCCGCCGAATCGTGTAATCCGGATGTAATGAAAGAAAAAACAGCGGTGATTCGGGGAGAAGTCGAGGGAAGTCAGGATGATCTGTTTTCTATCATGAATGCTCTCCAGTTCCAGGATATCACCACGCAGCAGATAAACAGCATTGCGCAGGTAATGGGAAGAGTTCAGAATAAACTGGGTGACCTGCTCCAGGGGTTCGATGAAGAGGGAATCAGACGGCTGAAGGAAACTGGGGCTGCGTTTGACAGTAATGCGGAGTTCGATTTTGACCGGTCTGCAAAATCACAGCGAATAGCCGACGAATACCTGGAAAAAGCACAAATGATAAAGACCACGCAAAATATAGACGATACAGAATCCGCCGACCAGCCCGGTGATACCGGAGGAACTGCTGATATGAAAGATGAAATAGTTTATGGAGCGGATGGTCAGCCGGATATAAATGCACTGCTCAATAAATTGAACGAATCAGATAAAAATAAAGATGCGTAG
- the dapA gene encoding 4-hydroxy-tetrahydrodipicolinate synthase yields MIRLTGTFTAMVTPFKNADVNESMLMRMVDFQIENGISGLVPCGTTGESPTLSHKEHRLVIDIVIKAAAGRVPVIAGTGSNSTEEAISLTRHAQEVGADAALLITPYYNKPTQKGLIEHYKAVAGSCDIPLIIYNCPGRTAINTTADTIVELSALPTIIGIKEASGNMDQICEIIGRTPENFTILSGDDSMTVPMMSVGAKGVISVISNILPRKMSDMTAAALNGDYTVASAIHAELFPLMRTLMKTETNPSPIKTAMNMSGMDVGTVRLPLTEPDDNGKALIGKYLKDVGLI; encoded by the coding sequence ATGATTCGTCTTACGGGTACTTTTACTGCAATGGTTACCCCTTTCAAAAATGCAGATGTTAACGAATCCATGTTAATGCGGATGGTAGATTTTCAGATAGAGAATGGCATATCCGGCCTCGTGCCATGCGGTACAACCGGCGAATCACCGACACTGAGCCACAAGGAACACCGGCTCGTTATCGACATTGTCATTAAAGCGGCTGCCGGACGGGTTCCCGTAATCGCCGGAACAGGCTCCAACAGCACCGAAGAAGCCATAAGCCTTACCCGGCATGCTCAGGAGGTCGGTGCCGATGCTGCGCTCCTTATAACGCCGTATTATAACAAACCAACCCAGAAGGGGCTTATCGAGCACTATAAAGCTGTTGCCGGTTCATGCGATATTCCGCTGATCATCTATAATTGCCCCGGGCGGACCGCGATAAATACAACCGCCGATACCATCGTCGAGCTTTCCGCGCTGCCCACCATTATCGGGATTAAGGAAGCGTCCGGCAATATGGATCAGATATGTGAAATCATCGGACGAACACCGGAGAATTTCACCATCCTTTCCGGTGATGATTCCATGACTGTGCCCATGATGTCGGTTGGTGCAAAAGGTGTTATCAGCGTCATCTCCAATATTCTGCCGCGAAAAATGTCCGATATGACCGCAGCCGCCCTGAATGGCGATTATACGGTCGCGTCCGCCATACATGCCGAGCTCTTTCCCCTCATGAGAACACTCATGAAGACAGAGACGAATCCTTCTCCGATTAAAACCGCTATGAATATGTCGGGGATGGATGTCGGAACGGTAAGGCTTCCCCTGACCGAGCCGGACGATAACGGGAAAGCCCTGATCGGAAAATACCTGAAAGATGTCGGGCTGATCTGA